The Metabacillus sediminilitoris genome window below encodes:
- the era gene encoding GTPase Era, which translates to MNNQAFKSGFVSIIGRPNVGKSTFINKVIGQKIAIMSDKPQTTRNKIQGVYTTNHSQTVFIDTPGIHKPKHKLGDFMMKVAQNTLKEVDLILFMINAEEGYGRGDEFIIERLKQTKTPVFLIINKIDQIHPDQLLPLIEQYKKLYPFQEIVPISALQGNNIETLLRQIEEVLPEGPQYYPEDQVTDHPERFIITELIREKVLHLTREEIPHSIAVVMDTLERRENNQAIYVGATIIVERDSQKGIVIGKKGSMLKEVGKRARVDIEALLGSKVYLELWVKVQKDWRNKASQLRDYGFREDEY; encoded by the coding sequence ATGAATAATCAAGCATTTAAATCTGGCTTTGTATCTATTATCGGTAGACCAAATGTTGGAAAATCAACGTTCATTAATAAAGTTATCGGGCAAAAAATTGCAATAATGAGTGATAAACCGCAAACAACTCGTAACAAAATCCAAGGGGTTTATACTACAAACCACTCGCAAACAGTATTTATTGATACTCCAGGGATTCATAAGCCTAAGCATAAGCTGGGCGACTTCATGATGAAGGTTGCCCAAAACACATTAAAAGAAGTAGATCTGATTCTTTTTATGATCAATGCTGAAGAAGGATATGGCCGTGGTGATGAATTTATTATTGAGAGATTAAAACAAACGAAAACACCAGTTTTCCTGATTATTAATAAAATTGATCAAATACATCCCGATCAGCTTTTACCTTTAATAGAACAATATAAAAAATTATATCCTTTTCAAGAAATTGTTCCAATTTCTGCATTGCAAGGAAACAATATTGAAACATTGTTAAGGCAAATTGAAGAGGTATTACCTGAAGGACCACAGTATTATCCTGAGGATCAAGTAACAGATCATCCAGAGCGTTTTATTATCACAGAATTAATTCGTGAGAAAGTACTTCATTTAACAAGAGAAGAAATTCCTCATTCGATAGCAGTCGTAATGGATACGCTTGAAAGACGGGAAAATAATCAAGCGATATATGTCGGAGCAACAATCATTGTTGAACGCGATTCACAAAAGGGAATTGTTATTGGTAAAAAAGGCAGCATGTTAAAAGAAGTAGGAAAACGAGCAAGAGTTGATATTGAGGCATTACTTGGTTCTAAAGTTTATTTAGAACTATGGGTAAAGGTTCAAAAAGATTGGCGAAATAAAGCATCACAACTACGTGATTATGGATTTAGAGAAGATGAATACTAA
- a CDS encoding cytidine deaminase, with translation MNIELLIKEAEAAREKAYTPYSKFKVGAALLTNDGKIYRGCNIENAAYSMTNCAERTAIFKAISEGDKEFAAIAVVADTKRPVPPCGACRQVLLELCPKDMKVILTNLNGDIEQLTVHELLPGGFSAEDLHE, from the coding sequence GTGAACATCGAACTACTCATCAAAGAAGCAGAAGCAGCACGTGAAAAAGCCTATACACCTTACTCTAAATTCAAAGTAGGTGCCGCTTTATTAACAAATGATGGTAAAATATATAGAGGATGCAATATAGAAAATGCAGCATATAGTATGACAAACTGTGCGGAACGAACAGCCATTTTTAAAGCTATTTCTGAAGGCGATAAAGAGTTTGCTGCTATAGCAGTAGTAGCTGATACAAAAAGACCTGTTCCGCCATGTGGAGCATGTCGTCAAGTATTACTTGAGCTTTGCCCAAAAGACATGAAAGTAATCTTAACGAACTTAAATGGCGATATCGAACAACTAACAGTACATGAATTACTGCCAGGTGGTTTTTCAGCGGAGGACTTGCATGAATAA
- a CDS encoding diacylglycerol kinase family protein, translating to MDLKDPKVSEWKRFYKSFTYAWSGIIRTCQTERNFQIHVSISIVMIIVGFLLPFTVFEWIVVLFLIGGMLALELMNTALEHVVDLVTDDVMPLAKAAKDAAAGAVFVYAILSVIIGLIILFQHFPL from the coding sequence ATGGACTTAAAAGACCCGAAAGTCTCTGAGTGGAAGCGTTTTTATAAAAGTTTTACTTATGCGTGGAGCGGGATTATTCGAACATGTCAAACTGAACGGAATTTTCAAATTCATGTTAGTATTTCTATTGTGATGATCATAGTAGGTTTTCTACTCCCATTTACAGTATTTGAATGGATCGTTGTGTTGTTTTTAATTGGTGGAATGCTAGCATTAGAATTGATGAATACAGCATTAGAGCATGTTGTAGATCTAGTAACTGATGATGTAATGCCGCTCGCTAAGGCAGCTAAAGATGCAGCAGCTGGTGCTGTTTTTGTATATGCGATATTATCAGTTATAATAGGATTAATCATTTTGTTTCAACATTTCCCGCTTTAA
- the ybeY gene encoding rRNA maturation RNase YbeY produces MKLIIDYIDETNELTTEEIKTVEELLQFAARVEEVAQDAELSVTFVTNERIQEVNRDYRDKDQPTDVISFALEEIGEGEIAIVGLEQPPVLGDIIISIPRAREQAIEYGHSFIRELGFLAVHGFLHLLGYDHMNEEDEKKMFTKQKDILDRYGLKRPESL; encoded by the coding sequence ATGAAATTAATCATCGATTATATAGATGAAACAAATGAATTAACGACTGAAGAGATTAAGACTGTTGAAGAATTATTACAATTTGCAGCAAGGGTAGAAGAAGTAGCACAGGATGCTGAGCTATCAGTAACATTCGTAACAAATGAGCGTATACAAGAAGTAAACCGTGATTATCGGGATAAGGACCAACCTACAGATGTGATATCTTTTGCTCTTGAAGAAATTGGAGAAGGAGAAATTGCAATTGTTGGTTTAGAACAACCGCCAGTTTTGGGGGATATTATCATTTCTATTCCACGCGCGAGGGAACAGGCGATAGAGTATGGTCATTCATTTATTAGAGAACTAGGATTTTTAGCCGTTCATGGCTTTTTACACTTACTAGGGTATGATCATATGAATGAAGAAGATGAAAAAAAGATGTTTACAAAACAAAAGGATATTTTAGACCGGTATGGACTTAAAAGACCCGAAAGTCTCTGA
- a CDS encoding HD family phosphohydrolase, with the protein MKKKQKKDKPKSNPLIEKLNNYKFLHVILYLILSVILFIALYSNVKPETLDIELFTVSDQTIYAPATVEDKVDTERKQQEAYDSVEDQYVLKKEITQKQVDLVSSIFDTIIEVRVEEKSEKKGDEADSKSPLTPEEKVTLVQEKLTPSINEKISKETFLPLVNATDDELELAKDAVVTVVNNIMSKEIPIVQLTEAKKQVVEELQFTSLHSDLLKSATELAKYSITPNYVFDLQATEEKRQQAVDNVKESQIKQGQILVEEGELINREIYRKLGLVGLLDDQQSFKPYLGLGLFILLVIAGIVYYFEKKDSPISKKNNSLLLYCLIFAITVLLMKIVSLFQKIDYSHIGYIVPVAFGAILVKLLLNERLAILTCMIFAICGSIIFNEGVTGSFNFAVGIYFLFGSLAGVLFLGEHNLRSKILQAGLFIAGINIISLTAIMLIRNGGYSNVEIGSYFIMACVSGLVSSVLTIGFMPFFETGFGILSTMRLIELSNPNHPMLRKILTETPGTYHHSVMVANLSESACEAIGADGLLARVGSYYHDIGKTKRPQYFIENQMNIENPHNKLSAQLSKNVIISHVTDGVEILKKNKMPKEFIDIAEQHHGTTLLKYFYHQAKESNENIYEEEFRYPGPKPQTKEIAIISIADSVEAAVRSMSNPTPDKIEKLVRSIISDRLQDHQLDECDITLRELDIIAKSLCESLNGIFHSRIEYPELTKKQKVK; encoded by the coding sequence GTGAAGAAAAAGCAAAAGAAAGATAAACCAAAATCAAATCCATTAATAGAAAAGCTAAACAATTATAAGTTTTTGCATGTTATTCTTTATTTGATCTTATCAGTAATTTTGTTTATAGCATTATATAGTAATGTAAAACCTGAAACATTAGATATCGAGCTATTTACTGTTTCTGACCAAACAATATATGCCCCAGCAACGGTTGAAGACAAAGTTGATACGGAAAGAAAACAGCAAGAAGCATATGACTCTGTAGAAGATCAATATGTATTAAAAAAAGAAATAACTCAAAAACAAGTTGATCTCGTTTCATCCATTTTTGATACGATTATTGAAGTTAGGGTAGAAGAGAAAAGTGAGAAAAAAGGTGATGAGGCTGATTCCAAATCTCCGTTAACACCAGAAGAGAAGGTTACCCTTGTACAAGAAAAGCTAACTCCATCTATCAATGAAAAAATTTCAAAAGAGACTTTTCTGCCGCTCGTTAATGCAACTGATGATGAATTAGAATTGGCAAAAGATGCAGTCGTTACCGTTGTTAACAATATCATGAGCAAGGAAATACCGATTGTACAATTGACTGAAGCAAAGAAACAAGTTGTAGAAGAATTACAGTTTACTTCACTTCATTCAGATCTTCTAAAATCAGCTACTGAATTAGCAAAATATTCGATTACACCTAACTATGTATTTGATTTGCAAGCAACAGAGGAAAAACGGCAGCAAGCAGTTGATAATGTAAAAGAATCACAAATAAAACAAGGACAAATACTTGTTGAAGAAGGCGAATTAATAAATCGTGAAATTTATCGTAAACTTGGTCTTGTTGGATTACTTGATGATCAACAGTCCTTTAAGCCGTATTTAGGATTAGGTTTATTTATTTTACTCGTCATTGCAGGGATTGTTTATTATTTTGAAAAGAAAGATAGTCCCATTTCAAAGAAAAATAATTCCTTGCTTTTATACTGTTTAATATTTGCGATAACCGTTCTATTGATGAAGATTGTTAGTCTATTTCAAAAAATTGATTATTCACATATAGGCTATATCGTTCCGGTTGCCTTTGGTGCTATTCTTGTTAAATTGTTACTTAATGAACGATTAGCGATTTTAACCTGTATGATTTTTGCTATTTGTGGCAGTATTATCTTTAATGAAGGTGTTACAGGAAGTTTTAACTTTGCAGTAGGGATCTACTTCTTATTTGGGAGTCTAGCAGGGGTATTATTTTTAGGAGAGCATAATCTGCGTTCAAAAATACTTCAAGCAGGCTTGTTCATTGCAGGGATAAATATTATTTCCTTAACAGCGATTATGCTAATTAGAAACGGTGGATATTCAAATGTTGAAATTGGCTCCTACTTCATTATGGCATGTGTATCAGGACTTGTCTCATCTGTATTAACAATTGGCTTTATGCCATTTTTTGAAACAGGATTTGGAATTTTGTCAACGATGAGATTAATTGAGCTATCAAATCCTAATCATCCAATGCTAAGAAAAATTTTAACTGAAACACCTGGAACGTATCATCATAGTGTTATGGTTGCGAACTTATCTGAATCAGCATGTGAAGCGATAGGTGCTGATGGATTGTTAGCAAGAGTTGGTTCTTATTATCATGATATCGGGAAAACGAAACGTCCTCAGTATTTCATTGAAAATCAAATGAATATTGAAAATCCACATAATAAGCTATCAGCACAATTAAGTAAAAATGTCATCATTTCTCATGTAACAGATGGTGTTGAGATTCTCAAAAAAAATAAAATGCCAAAAGAATTTATTGATATTGCAGAACAGCATCATGGAACAACATTACTTAAATATTTTTATCATCAAGCAAAAGAATCAAATGAGAATATCTATGAAGAGGAATTCCGTTATCCAGGTCCAAAACCACAAACAAAGGAAATTGCCATCATTTCAATTGCTGATAGTGTAGAAGCGGCTGTACGATCAATGTCAAATCCAACTCCTGATAAAATCGAGAAGCTGGTACGTTCGATCATCTCAGACCGATTACAAGATCATCAATTAGATGAGTGTGATATTACGCTTAGAGAGCTAGATATTATCGCAAAATCATTATGTGAATCATTAAATGGAATTTTTCATTCAAGAATAGAATATCCAGAATTAACGAAAAAACAGAAGGTGAAATAA
- a CDS encoding PhoH family protein, protein MPEELVTMNQQLENPNEAIALFGNHDLHLKRIEEELNVSIITRGEAVFVSGHSDHVHLVDELLKSLLLIIRKGINISERDVLYAISMAKEQRLDQFEQLYVQEIAKTAKGKSIRVKTLGQRHYIAAIQNKDLVFGIGPAGTGKTYLAVVMAVNALKSGSIKRIILTRPAVEAGESLGFLPGDLKEKVDPYLRPLYDALHDVLGMEHTLRLIERGTIEIAPLAYMRGRTLDDAFVILDEAQNTTPAQMKMFLTRLGFGSKMVITGDITQVDLPKGVQSGLAVARDILANVKDISFVILEQSDVVRHPLVAKIIAAYENLNER, encoded by the coding sequence ATGCCAGAAGAATTAGTGACAATGAATCAGCAATTAGAAAATCCAAACGAAGCGATTGCTCTATTTGGAAACCATGATTTGCATTTAAAAAGAATTGAAGAAGAGTTAAATGTTTCCATAATAACTAGAGGTGAAGCTGTTTTTGTATCAGGTCATTCTGATCATGTCCATCTTGTTGATGAATTGTTAAAATCCTTGCTACTGATTATTCGCAAGGGGATTAACATAAGTGAACGAGATGTTCTTTATGCCATAAGTATGGCAAAGGAACAGAGACTAGATCAATTTGAACAACTTTATGTACAAGAAATAGCTAAAACAGCTAAGGGGAAATCAATTCGAGTTAAAACCCTAGGTCAGCGTCATTACATCGCAGCAATTCAAAATAAAGATTTAGTTTTTGGAATTGGACCAGCTGGTACCGGAAAAACATATTTAGCTGTTGTTATGGCTGTAAATGCATTAAAAAGCGGCAGTATTAAAAGAATTATTTTAACACGTCCTGCAGTTGAGGCAGGTGAAAGCCTTGGTTTCTTGCCTGGTGATCTAAAGGAGAAGGTAGATCCATACCTGAGACCTCTATATGATGCTCTTCATGATGTATTAGGAATGGAGCATACATTAAGACTTATTGAGCGGGGAACAATTGAAATTGCCCCATTAGCTTATATGAGAGGTAGAACATTAGACGATGCCTTTGTGATTTTGGATGAAGCACAAAATACAACACCAGCTCAAATGAAGATGTTTCTTACAAGGTTGGGATTCGGGTCGAAAATGGTTATCACTGGTGATATTACACAGGTTGATTTACCAAAAGGAGTACAATCAGGATTAGCGGTTGCAAGAGATATACTTGCTAATGTCAAAGACATCTCTTTTGTCATATTAGAGCAATCAGACGTAGTTAGACATCCGCTTGTAGCAAAAATTATCGCGGCATATGAAAATTTAAATGAAAGATAA
- the yqfD gene encoding sporulation protein YqfD has protein sequence MKNQWTSWLFGVVNVRIEGRGTERFLNDCIREEIAIWNVRRSQKDGLSFFIRLQDVHALRKVVRKNECKCSFERRVGFPFLAKRSWRNSGFVLGIIAFLAVIFVLSNMIWGIKIDGASPETEHLIKKELSRIGVKTGQLQFFVENPDDIQQSLTDNIQQITWVGVELTGTTYHLKVVEKNQPEEEKLVSPQHIVAEKEAVIAKMFVEQGQPLTTLHQHVNKGQILVSGLIGKEDKQKKVAAKAEIFGETWYKSTISIPIKTTFHVLTGEDKEKHYLQLGSFKLPIWGFKNPEFTSFEVEDDVRTLHFLNFTLPIAYVKETYREKEEVHREYSVKQAKEAALDRGRKDIEDQLDEEEKVIGEKVLHETNENGKVRLTVLYQVLENIVKTTPIVQGD, from the coding sequence ATGAAAAATCAATGGACGAGTTGGTTATTTGGTGTAGTTAATGTAAGGATTGAAGGAAGAGGGACTGAACGATTTTTAAATGATTGTATACGGGAAGAAATAGCTATTTGGAATGTGCGAAGAAGTCAAAAAGATGGATTAAGTTTTTTTATTCGCCTGCAAGATGTACATGCCTTACGAAAAGTCGTTCGAAAAAATGAATGTAAATGTAGCTTTGAAAGAAGAGTTGGTTTTCCTTTCCTTGCAAAAAGATCATGGCGAAACAGTGGGTTTGTTTTGGGAATAATAGCTTTTTTAGCAGTCATCTTTGTTTTATCAAATATGATATGGGGAATAAAGATTGACGGTGCTTCACCAGAAACAGAACATTTAATTAAGAAAGAGCTTTCTCGAATTGGTGTGAAAACAGGACAACTTCAATTTTTTGTTGAAAATCCTGATGACATTCAACAGTCTTTAACAGATAATATTCAACAGATTACATGGGTTGGTGTAGAATTAACAGGAACAACGTATCATTTAAAAGTAGTCGAGAAAAATCAACCTGAGGAAGAAAAATTAGTTAGTCCACAACATATCGTTGCAGAGAAAGAGGCAGTTATTGCAAAAATGTTTGTTGAACAAGGGCAGCCGTTAACAACTCTTCATCAACATGTTAATAAAGGTCAAATATTAGTTTCAGGGTTGATAGGGAAGGAAGATAAGCAGAAAAAGGTAGCTGCCAAAGCTGAAATCTTTGGAGAAACATGGTACAAATCTACGATATCAATTCCAATAAAGACGACTTTTCATGTTTTAACTGGGGAAGATAAGGAAAAGCATTATTTACAATTAGGCAGTTTTAAACTTCCGATTTGGGGTTTTAAAAATCCAGAATTTACATCCTTTGAAGTAGAAGATGATGTTCGAACCCTTCATTTTTTAAATTTCACCTTGCCGATTGCGTATGTGAAAGAAACATATCGAGAGAAAGAAGAAGTACATCGAGAGTATTCAGTTAAACAGGCTAAAGAGGCAGCTTTGGATAGAGGTCGCAAAGATATTGAGGATCAATTAGATGAGGAAGAAAAAGTAATTGGAGAAAAAGTTTTGCACGAGACGAATGAGAATGGTAAAGTTAGATTAACCGTTCTTTACCAAGTGTTAGAAAATATCGTAAAAACCACACCAATTGTTCAGGGAGATTAA
- the yqfC gene encoding sporulation protein YqfC has translation MAKKWRQNLTRWITNTIELPPDVMMDLPRITMVGQLHIYIENHRGLLTFTDTELRLLLKQGQLLVKGEAFVIKTILPEEILLEGKINQVLYLDAT, from the coding sequence ATGGCAAAAAAATGGCGTCAGAATCTAACCAGATGGATCACAAATACAATTGAACTACCGCCCGATGTCATGATGGATCTTCCTAGGATAACAATGGTTGGTCAGCTTCATATTTACATAGAAAATCATCGAGGACTTCTTACATTTACTGATACTGAGCTACGGCTTCTTTTGAAGCAAGGTCAGCTTTTAGTTAAAGGTGAAGCCTTTGTCATTAAGACGATTTTACCGGAAGAAATCCTCCTAGAAGGGAAAATAAATCAAGTTCTCTATCTAGATGCAACATAA
- the floA gene encoding flotillin-like protein FloA (flotillin-like protein involved in membrane lipid rafts), with amino-acid sequence MEVSVILLIGLVILGFIVLGVFFTFVPIALWISALAAGVKISIFTLIGMRLRRVIPNRVVNPLIKAHKAGLGITTNQLESHYLAGGNVDRVVNALIAAERANIELTFERAAAIDLAGRDVLEAVQMSVNPKVIETPFISGVAMDGIEVKAKARITVRANIDRLVGGAGEDTIIARVGEGIVSTIGSQKDHKKVLENPDMISQTVLGKGLDSGTAFEILSIDIADVDIGKNIGAELQTEQAEADKKIAQAKAEERRAMAVAQEQEMLARVQEMKAKVVEAEAEVPQAMAEALRSGNIGVMDYMNIQNIGADTDMRDSIGKTNKDQNDPDKI; translated from the coding sequence ATGGAAGTATCTGTCATATTATTAATCGGGCTTGTTATCCTAGGGTTTATCGTTTTAGGTGTCTTTTTCACTTTTGTTCCTATTGCATTGTGGATATCTGCTCTAGCGGCTGGGGTCAAGATTAGTATTTTTACACTAATTGGAATGAGATTACGTCGCGTTATTCCGAACAGGGTCGTTAATCCATTAATCAAAGCGCATAAAGCAGGACTTGGAATTACAACAAATCAATTAGAAAGTCATTATTTAGCTGGCGGTAATGTTGACCGTGTAGTAAATGCATTAATTGCAGCAGAGCGAGCAAATATTGAGTTAACTTTTGAGCGTGCAGCAGCGATTGATCTAGCTGGACGTGACGTTCTAGAAGCTGTACAAATGAGTGTTAATCCTAAGGTAATTGAAACACCGTTTATTTCTGGTGTAGCGATGGATGGTATTGAGGTAAAAGCAAAAGCAAGAATTACAGTTCGGGCGAACATAGATCGATTAGTTGGTGGTGCAGGAGAAGATACGATTATTGCCCGTGTTGGTGAAGGTATTGTAAGTACGATTGGTTCACAAAAGGATCATAAAAAAGTATTAGAAAATCCTGATATGATTTCCCAGACTGTATTAGGTAAAGGATTAGATTCAGGAACTGCTTTTGAAATTCTTTCGATAGATATTGCGGACGTTGATATCGGTAAAAACATCGGTGCAGAACTTCAAACAGAACAAGCGGAAGCAGATAAGAAAATCGCACAGGCGAAAGCTGAGGAACGAAGAGCAATGGCTGTCGCACAAGAACAAGAAATGCTTGCTCGCGTTCAAGAGATGAAAGCTAAGGTAGTAGAAGCTGAAGCGGAGGTGCCTCAAGCTATGGCTGAAGCATTGCGATCTGGAAACATTGGTGTAATGGACTATATGAATATTCAAAACATAGGTGCAGATACTGATATGAGAGATTCAATAGGTAAGACGAATAAAGATCAAAATGATCCTGATAAAATTTAA
- a CDS encoding NfeD family protein: protein MKKLFQFMIAAAFILAIFNGFSLELKADSDEKVYIIPLEETVEKGLSQYIKRTISDANSQQVDHIILEIDTLGGAVDGAMEIADTLRSSDVPITAFINRRAISAGAYIALNADQIYMVPGSQMGSAAIITGEGNAADDKSQSLWLSEMKESAERNGRDPKYALAMADKNVDIPEYGAGKGKLLTLESKQALEVGYSEGIVENRTDLLRKLNLTGASIIEAEESFAEKIARFITHPVVVPILLSIGSIGLVVELYSPGFGVAGFMGLTSLFLFFYGHLVAGLAGMESIILFVLGIILIIAELFVPGGIIGILGLASIITSLYIASGDFVHMSISLIIAFIGAMVASILLVKVFGKRMNLFKKLILRDSTNTESGYVSNKSRTELLGLEGTALTTLRPSGTAVIAEERIDVVTEGGFINKGQKVKVVKVEGARIVVRELKSHD, encoded by the coding sequence ATGAAAAAGCTTTTTCAGTTTATGATAGCCGCAGCCTTTATTTTGGCCATTTTTAATGGGTTTAGTCTCGAATTAAAAGCAGATTCAGATGAAAAAGTATACATAATACCTCTCGAAGAAACAGTTGAGAAAGGCTTGTCCCAATATATTAAGCGAACTATTTCAGATGCCAATTCACAACAGGTCGACCATATCATTCTCGAAATTGATACTTTAGGCGGTGCTGTAGATGGTGCGATGGAAATAGCTGATACACTCAGATCAAGTGATGTCCCTATTACTGCATTTATAAATCGAAGAGCTATTTCAGCGGGAGCATATATTGCACTAAATGCTGATCAAATTTATATGGTACCAGGAAGTCAAATGGGATCTGCAGCGATCATAACTGGAGAAGGAAATGCTGCAGATGATAAATCCCAATCGTTATGGTTATCTGAAATGAAAGAATCAGCTGAACGGAATGGCCGTGATCCAAAATATGCATTAGCTATGGCTGATAAGAATGTAGATATACCAGAATATGGTGCAGGTAAGGGTAAGCTATTAACTCTTGAATCAAAACAAGCATTAGAAGTTGGCTACTCTGAAGGCATTGTCGAGAATCGAACTGATTTATTAAGGAAATTAAATTTAACAGGTGCATCAATTATAGAAGCTGAGGAAAGTTTTGCAGAGAAAATAGCTAGATTTATTACACATCCAGTTGTAGTTCCAATTCTTCTTTCAATAGGAAGTATTGGTTTGGTTGTGGAACTATATTCACCTGGTTTCGGTGTAGCAGGTTTTATGGGGTTAACTTCCCTTTTCTTATTTTTCTACGGTCATCTCGTAGCCGGATTAGCAGGGATGGAATCAATTATATTATTCGTTTTAGGAATCATCTTAATTATAGCGGAGTTATTTGTACCAGGAGGCATAATAGGAATATTGGGTCTAGCCAGTATAATAACTAGTCTATATATTGCTTCTGGGGATTTTGTGCATATGTCGATTTCATTAATCATTGCATTTATTGGTGCTATGGTAGCATCTATCCTATTAGTAAAGGTGTTTGGAAAACGTATGAATCTATTTAAAAAACTAATATTGCGTGACTCAACAAATACCGAAAGTGGTTATGTTTCTAATAAATCAAGAACTGAATTATTAGGACTTGAAGGGACTGCTTTGACGACATTAAGACCTTCTGGAACAGCAGTGATTGCAGAAGAACGCATAGATGTTGTGACTGAAGGCGGATTTATTAATAAAGGACAAAAGGTAAAGGTTGTTAAAGTAGAAGGAGCAAGAATAGTTGTTAGAGAATTAAAATCACATGATTAG
- a CDS encoding GatB/YqeY domain-containing protein, protein MSLLDQLNQDMKQAMKNKEKDKLVVIRMVKAALQNEAIKLGKNELTEEEDLTVLSRELKQRKDSLQEFHKADRLDLVEKTQAEIDVLIDYMPKQLSEEEVSEIVKQTISEVNATSKADMGKVMGALMPKVKGKADGSLVNKLVLKLLS, encoded by the coding sequence ATGAGTCTTCTTGATCAATTGAATCAAGATATGAAACAAGCGATGAAAAACAAAGAAAAAGACAAGTTAGTTGTCATTCGAATGGTCAAGGCTGCTTTGCAAAACGAAGCAATTAAACTTGGCAAAAATGAGTTAACTGAAGAAGAAGACTTGACAGTTCTTTCTCGCGAATTAAAACAACGTAAAGACTCCCTCCAGGAATTTCATAAAGCTGATCGTTTGGACTTAGTAGAAAAAACACAAGCGGAAATCGATGTATTAATCGATTATATGCCTAAACAGCTTTCCGAAGAAGAAGTTTCTGAAATCGTTAAACAAACCATTTCAGAAGTGAATGCTACTTCAAAAGCGGATATGGGGAAAGTAATGGGAGCACTCATGCCCAAAGTAAAAGGAAAAGCAGACGGAAGTCTTGTAAATAAGCTTGTGCTAAAACTGCTATCATAA
- the rpsU gene encoding 30S ribosomal protein S21: MSKTVVRKNESLEDALRRFKRTVSKSGTIQEARKREFYEKPSVKRKKKSEAARKRKF; the protein is encoded by the coding sequence ATGTCAAAAACGGTCGTTCGTAAAAACGAGTCGCTTGAAGATGCTCTTCGTCGTTTCAAACGTACTGTATCTAAAAGTGGTACAATACAAGAAGCTAGAAAGCGCGAATTCTATGAAAAGCCTAGCGTAAAGCGTAAGAAAAAGTCTGAAGCAGCTAGAAAGCGTAAATTCTAA
- the deoC gene encoding deoxyribose-phosphate aldolase has translation MTNIAEMIDHTALKADTTKDTIVTLCKEASEYKFASVCVNPTWVETAAKLLKGTDVKVCTVIGFPLGANTPETKAFETKDAIEKGATEVDMVINIGALKDKNDELVERDIKAVCDAAKGKALSKVIIETSLLTEEEKVRACELAVKAGADFVKTSTGFSTGGATVEDIALMRKTVGPEIGVKASGGVRDTEGAQAMINAGATRIGASSGVSIVKGEKANSDY, from the coding sequence ATGACTAATATAGCAGAAATGATTGATCATACAGCACTAAAAGCTGATACAACAAAGGATACAATTGTAACGCTTTGTAAAGAAGCGAGTGAATATAAGTTTGCATCTGTATGTGTTAATCCAACATGGGTTGAAACTGCAGCGAAGCTATTAAAAGGAACAGATGTAAAGGTTTGTACAGTTATTGGATTCCCTTTAGGCGCTAATACACCAGAAACCAAAGCATTCGAAACAAAAGATGCAATTGAAAAGGGTGCTACTGAGGTAGATATGGTAATAAACATTGGTGCACTTAAAGATAAAAACGATGAGCTTGTAGAAAGAGATATTAAAGCTGTTTGTGATGCAGCAAAAGGAAAAGCATTATCAAAAGTGATCATTGAAACTAGTCTTTTAACAGAAGAAGAAAAAGTGAGAGCATGTGAGCTTGCAGTAAAAGCTGGTGCTGATTTCGTTAAAACGTCTACAGGATTTTCAACTGGTGGAGCAACTGTAGAAGATATTGCACTTATGAGAAAAACAGTAGGACCGGAAATTGGTGTTAAAGCATCTGGAGGCGTTCGTGACACAGAAGGTGCCCAAGCGATGATTAATGCTGGTGCGACTAGAATTGGTGCAAGTTCAGGGGTTTCAATTGTTAAGGGTGAGAAAGCAAATTCAGACTATTGA